The uncultured Trichococcus sp. DNA segment TGTACTGCTTCAGTTCCGCCATCGACATGCCGGTGCCTTTCAGATGCAGAAGAAAAGTCACCCATTTCAAATCCTGATCGGTATAGACGCGCAGGTTGTTCTCATCGCGATCCGGTTTCAACAGCCCTTCATTTTCATAATAGCGCAGCGTCGACACAGGTAGGCCGATCATTTTCGAAAATTCTCCGATTGAGTAGGACATAGACTATCTCCTCCTTTTGTTACGGATACTATATCACTATTTCTTAGTGAAAGGAAAAAGCATCGGGACTCTTTTGGTGTATTCTTCCCATCCATCGTATTTCTCCATATTTTTCTCCAGTAATGGCGTCGATATTTTGATTAATACGGTACTCATTAAAATAGGCGAGATGATTAATAACAGATAATAATAAGGGTTGATGGAATCCGTAAAGAACAACGTAATACCACTCGCATACAATCCGATCCAAATCAGGATTTCACCGAAATAGTTTGGATGACGTGTGATTGACCATAATCCTGATTGCAGAAGTGTGCGTGTTTTTTTATTGATGTGTCGTCTTAGTTGTTCATCACCGACTACTTCAAAGAACAATCCTGCTAGCGCAATGAATAATGCAGCATAAACGAAATAGCGGTGAGCTGAATCAAAACTGAATTCGTTGTATTTGATTACCACATAGCTTGCAGATCCAACGATAAAATTGATGATCCCCTGAACCACAAACACTCTAAAAAAGGCGGTGATGACTACTTTATCGCCCCATTCTTTACGCCACTGTGCGTACCTGAAATCTTCGGGTTTCCCATAATTTCTTTTTAATAAACGCAAGGATAACCTAAGGCCCCACACACTAATGAATCCAACGATAGCATACGATAGAACTGTGGGATTTTCAGTCACAAGCAGTGTAAGCCAGCTCCCCACAACAAACCCCATCCCCCAACCAATATCGACAATTGAATTGTTTTTGATTACTGTTGCGATAATAAAGATGATCGTAAAGTAAGCAAAGGTAAAAATTAATGGGACAAGCAGTCCGTCCAAACCTGTATTCGTGAATCCTTGTGTCGCTATTGCTAACGTTGCTATAAATAATAGCGTATAAATTACAATCCTTTTCTTATCCATAGGCCACCTCTTTCAAATTTCTAAACATCCTACCCTATCAAAAAAACAAAACAATTCAGCCATCTCTATCACTAATATAGAATACTCTCATTGTACACTAATATATAACAAGCAATCGAATAGAAGCTCTCACTGAAGCCGGAATTTTCTAGCCTTTTAATTTGAACGCGTTCTGTTCAGAATCTTATCTCCGACAAAGTAAATCGTTGCACCTGATGCAGCTGACAAGTAGATAACTAAATTATTCAACGATACACCCCCAAAGAAAAACAGCAACAGAACCGCCGCACTATACAAAATTTGGCTTGCTAAGAGTTTAGATCTGTTTACGCTGTTGCCTTTATCATCTTTGACTTCGGCTTTTGATAAAAGACAAAATAGTATAGGCGATAGACCAGATACGGCAACTGCAAATGGGATTACAGCATTTGAATAATTGATCTTGTCGATTGATAAATTGTTCATAAAAAACCGGTCAACTACAATAATCCCTATGCTGATCGCACTGGCTATCCATGCTTCTCTCATTTTTTCTCCCGTTTTCAGGCTAAAGACCATAGCTAAAACAAATATCATCAAATATATGCTATTTCCGTTATCGAATGCTAGGTAGGCAGTAAGTCCCAGCACTGAAAATATATCAAACGTAGTCAGCTCTTTTCCTGTGATCCCATTTATGATCCTCATGAGTAAAAGCACCCAAACTACCACTAAAAGCTGAATATTTTGATAATATAGTGCATTAAAAAGTGAAAATGCAGCAGCCAGAAATGCTGCATACTCATGGTTTGGATCCAGTTCTCTGACGAGTGCCCACGTTAAAAACACGCTAAAGCCTATATAAACTCCTGATAAAACATTTCCGGTCAACCACCATCCTATAGCAGCCACTACTGCTGATGATAGTACTATCATTTGATTTGTCTTATAACTAAAATCCATACTTCTTCCCAATGTAAACATATATTCACTCCTCAATAACTTCATTATATCTTACTTTTAGATAACCAATCAGCTAACAGACTAGGAGCCCTGTCAAATGGTGTTGGTGAGGCAAATTTCATCAACACCATATATTGTAGAACCAAATCCCATCCGATCCTGTATCGTCGCATCCATTACCGAGAATGCTCAAACTGAATAGGCCGTGCGCTTACATCCCCGTTTTCTACATGTACAACAGCACAAAAATGTTGGACTCGCGCTTGACTTAAAGTGCACTCTAGGGAGTATGCTGAATCTAACATTCCTAAGGAGATGATTTTATGGCAAAAGTAACTGCAGGAAGAGATTTATTAGGTGATTTTGCACCAAAATTTGCTGAATTGAATGACGATGTCCTGTTTGGGCAAGTCTGGTCGCGGGAAAAAGAATTCGCGCCGCGCGACCGTTCCATCGTCACCGTCACCGCATTGA contains these protein-coding regions:
- a CDS encoding DUF1295 domain-containing protein, which encodes MDKKRIVIYTLLFIATLAIATQGFTNTGLDGLLVPLIFTFAYFTIIFIIATVIKNNSIVDIGWGMGFVVGSWLTLLVTENPTVLSYAIVGFISVWGLRLSLRLLKRNYGKPEDFRYAQWRKEWGDKVVITAFFRVFVVQGIINFIVGSASYVVIKYNEFSFDSAHRYFVYAALFIALAGLFFEVVGDEQLRRHINKKTRTLLQSGLWSITRHPNYFGEILIWIGLYASGITLFFTDSINPYYYLLLIISPILMSTVLIKISTPLLEKNMEKYDGWEEYTKRVPMLFPFTKK